The following are encoded in a window of Vigna unguiculata cultivar IT97K-499-35 chromosome 8, ASM411807v1, whole genome shotgun sequence genomic DNA:
- the LOC114193469 gene encoding FCS-Like Zinc finger 6-like — MLLGKRPRPPMKRTTSMSEITLDLNAAASDATDQRRSGAGGGALTPKILRRHSSDFVDTPHFLRACALCKGRLAPGRDIYMYRGDSAFCSLECRQHQMNQDERKEKFVTASKKQVVPPPPSGSQIAATTKGETTVVAL; from the exons ATGTTGCTGGGTAAGAGACCTCGTCCTCCAATGAAGAGAACCACCAGCATGTCCGAAATAACGTTGGATCTGAACGCCGCCGCCTCCGATGCAACCGACCAACGGAGATCAGGTGCTGGTGGCGGCGCCTTAACACCCAAAATTCTAAGAAGACATTCTTCTGATTTCGTAGACACACCTCACTTCCTGCGCGCGTGTGCCCTCTGCAAAGGCCGTCTCGCACCGGGTCGAGACATCTATATGTACAG ggGTGACAGTGCTTTCTGCAGCCTGGAGTGTCGTCAGCATCAGATGAACCAGGACGAGAGGAAAGAGAAGTTTGTGACGGCGTCGAAGAAGCAAGTCGTGCCTCCTCCACCGTCTGGTTCTCAAATCGCCGCCACCACCAAGGGCGAAACCACCGTGGTGGCGTTGTAG